One stretch of Pedobacter riviphilus DNA includes these proteins:
- a CDS encoding amidophosphoribosyltransferase has translation MSDQIKHECGIAFIRLLKPLSYYQQKYGTALYGLNKLYLLMEKQHNRGQDGAGIATIKLDMKPGSRYISRYRSMASNAVADIFEYVQNKFVDIQENTPELMQDTEWLKNNVSFIGEVLMGHLRYGTHGKNSIENCHPFLRQNNWMTRNLVIAGNFNMTNVDELLEQLYELGQHPKEKADTVTVLEKIGHFLDDENQELFDQYKKEGHDNVAITHKISDNLDIANILRRSAKTWDGGYSICGMVGNGDSFIMRDPAGIRPAYYYYDDEIVVAASERPALQTAFNIQFKDVKEIDPGHALIIKKNGEVSMEQFREPTERLSCSFERIYFSKGSDVEIYRERKQLGRLLSDKILQAVNYDLKNTVFSFIPNTAEVAFFGMVDGVQQYVRRHQKDILLHKKESLTDQQLEDLLSLAPRVEKLAVKDVKLRTFITQDADRSEMVAHVYDTTYGIINNHQDTLVALDDSIVRGTTLKQSIIKIVDRLHPKKIIIVSSAPQIRYPDCYGIDMSRMGQFVAFDAAIQLLTERGMWQVIEDVYTKCKASLLLPKEEIVNHVKEIYKPFTPEEISAKIAQIITPKGTVAEVEVIYQSLENLHEACPKNKGDWYFSGNYPTPGGNKVVNKAFVNWKEGNNQRAY, from the coding sequence ATGAGTGATCAGATAAAACACGAATGCGGAATCGCTTTTATTCGCCTGTTAAAACCACTTTCTTACTACCAGCAAAAGTACGGTACAGCACTTTACGGCCTTAACAAATTATACCTTTTAATGGAAAAACAGCATAACCGGGGCCAGGATGGCGCAGGTATTGCCACCATTAAATTGGATATGAAACCGGGCAGTAGGTACATTAGCCGATACCGGAGCATGGCATCTAATGCGGTAGCCGATATTTTCGAATATGTGCAGAACAAATTTGTTGATATCCAAGAAAACACTCCTGAATTAATGCAGGATACAGAATGGCTCAAAAACAACGTAAGCTTTATCGGCGAGGTGTTAATGGGCCATTTGCGTTATGGTACGCATGGTAAAAACAGTATCGAAAATTGCCACCCTTTTTTAAGGCAAAATAATTGGATGACACGTAACCTGGTTATTGCAGGTAACTTTAACATGACGAATGTTGATGAGTTACTGGAACAATTATACGAGTTAGGTCAACACCCAAAAGAAAAAGCAGATACGGTTACAGTATTAGAAAAAATCGGTCACTTTTTAGATGATGAGAACCAGGAGCTTTTCGATCAGTATAAAAAAGAAGGGCATGATAACGTTGCTATTACACACAAAATATCTGATAATTTAGATATTGCCAATATCCTTCGCCGCTCGGCCAAAACCTGGGATGGTGGTTATTCTATCTGTGGTATGGTTGGTAATGGCGACTCGTTTATTATGCGCGATCCGGCAGGTATCCGTCCGGCATATTATTATTATGATGATGAGATCGTTGTAGCGGCCTCTGAAAGACCAGCTTTGCAAACTGCATTTAATATTCAGTTTAAAGATGTTAAAGAGATCGATCCGGGCCATGCTTTAATTATCAAGAAAAATGGTGAGGTAAGCATGGAGCAATTCCGCGAGCCTACCGAAAGGTTATCTTGCTCTTTCGAGCGTATCTATTTCTCAAAAGGAAGTGATGTAGAGATTTACCGCGAACGCAAGCAGTTAGGCCGTTTATTGAGTGATAAAATTCTTCAGGCCGTTAATTACGATTTAAAAAATACAGTATTCTCATTTATTCCAAATACGGCAGAAGTGGCGTTTTTCGGAATGGTTGATGGTGTTCAGCAATATGTACGCAGGCACCAGAAAGATATACTTTTACATAAAAAAGAATCGCTAACAGATCAACAGCTTGAAGACCTGTTGTCTTTAGCACCACGTGTAGAAAAGCTGGCTGTTAAAGATGTAAAGCTAAGAACTTTCATCACCCAGGATGCTGATCGTAGCGAAATGGTGGCACACGTTTACGATACTACTTATGGTATTATCAATAACCACCAGGATACTTTAGTAGCACTTGATGATTCGATTGTACGTGGTACTACCTTAAAGCAGAGTATCATTAAAATTGTTGACCGTTTACATCCGAAGAAAATTATTATTGTTTCTTCTGCACCTCAGATCCGTTACCCTGATTGTTATGGTATCGATATGAGTAGGATGGGACAGTTCGTGGCTTTCGATGCGGCTATTCAACTGTTAACAGAGCGCGGTATGTGGCAGGTAATAGAAGATGTTTACACGAAATGTAAAGCTTCGTTACTTTTACCAAAAGAGGAAATTGTAAACCACGTTAAGGAAATTTATAAACCATTTACTCCAGAAGAAATTTCGGCTAAAATAGCACAGATTATTACACCAAAAGGTACTGTTGCTGAGGTTGAAGTCATTTATCAAAGTTTAGAGAACCTGCATGAAGCTTGTCCGAAAAACAAAGGTGACTGGTATTTCTCAGGAAATTATCCCACCCCAGGTGGAAACAAAGTGGTTAATAAAGCTTTTGTTAACTGGAAAGAAGGAAATAACCAAAGGGCTTATTAG
- the murI gene encoding glutamate racemase yields the protein MQNSSPIGIFDSGYGGLTVFRSIADKLPDYNYIYLGDNARSPYGDHSFDTIYKYTLECVEWLFAKGCHLVILACNTASAKALRTIQQIDLPAKYPDRRVLGVIRPTAEVIDRYTSTKQVGVMGTRGTVNSQSYLLEINKFFPEIKVYQQSCPMWVPLIENNEHLQPGADFFISEYCDQLLNQSADIDCVLLACTHYPLLMPKLKKVFPDHISVLTQGEIVANSLADYLKRHPEMEQKLGKQGEKSFYTSGDPIAFDEHASVFFGESLKSNKL from the coding sequence ATGCAAAACTCTTCGCCAATAGGCATTTTCGATTCAGGTTATGGTGGGTTAACGGTTTTCCGTTCTATTGCTGATAAATTGCCCGATTACAATTATATCTATTTAGGCGATAATGCCCGTTCGCCCTATGGCGATCATTCTTTTGATACCATTTATAAATATACTTTAGAATGCGTAGAATGGCTTTTTGCTAAAGGATGCCATTTGGTTATCCTGGCATGCAACACCGCATCTGCGAAAGCACTTAGAACCATCCAGCAAATAGATCTTCCTGCTAAATATCCCGATAGGAGAGTATTGGGGGTAATTAGGCCTACTGCAGAGGTTATTGACAGATATACCAGCACAAAACAAGTTGGCGTAATGGGAACCAGGGGAACGGTTAATTCTCAATCTTATCTTTTAGAGATCAATAAATTTTTTCCTGAAATTAAAGTTTACCAGCAAAGCTGCCCAATGTGGGTTCCACTGATCGAAAACAACGAACACTTACAGCCTGGCGCAGACTTTTTTATAAGTGAGTATTGCGATCAATTACTTAACCAATCGGCAGATATCGATTGTGTACTATTGGCTTGCACGCATTATCCCTTGTTAATGCCTAAACTGAAGAAAGTATTTCCAGATCATATAAGCGTTTTAACGCAAGGCGAGATTGTAGCCAATAGTTTAGCTGATTATTTAAAGAGACACCCTGAAATGGAACAAAAGTTAGGTAAGCAGGGAGAGAAATCTTTTTATACTAGTGGCGATCCAATTGCTTTTGATGAACATGCCTCCGTTTTTTTTGGAGAGTCGCTGAAATCTAATAAGCTATGA
- a CDS encoding OmpH family outer membrane protein, whose amino-acid sequence MANAQQKLGHINSEEVFANLPEAKTAQTTLETLGKQKQADIDAMIKEYQSKMAAAEAKQKTLSEANKETVGKELQAAGQELQDLEKRITDARTKASQDIGTKQGELFQPIQAKVATAISAVAKEKGLAYVFDIANGQGGNNLVFWDGGDDITAAVKSKLGITATAAKTAAPKK is encoded by the coding sequence ATGGCAAATGCACAACAAAAATTGGGTCACATTAATTCTGAGGAGGTATTTGCAAATTTACCAGAAGCTAAAACCGCTCAAACCACTTTAGAAACATTAGGTAAACAAAAGCAAGCAGATATTGATGCAATGATCAAAGAATATCAAAGTAAAATGGCTGCTGCAGAAGCTAAACAAAAAACTTTAAGCGAGGCTAATAAAGAAACAGTGGGTAAAGAATTACAAGCTGCAGGTCAAGAATTACAGGATTTAGAAAAACGCATTACTGATGCGCGCACTAAAGCTTCACAAGATATAGGTACTAAACAAGGTGAATTATTCCAACCAATCCAAGCTAAAGTTGCAACCGCAATTTCTGCTGTAGCTAAAGAAAAAGGTTTAGCTTACGTTTTCGATATCGCAAACGGACAGGGTGGTAACAATTTAGTATTCTGGGATGGTGGTGATGATATTACTGCTGCAGTTAAATCTAAATTAGGTATTACAGCAACCGCTGCAAAAACAGCTGCTCCTAAGAAATAG
- a CDS encoding OmpH family outer membrane protein codes for MKKYLFIAFLLCTSFGAFAQKFAYVDTEYILKHLPEYKSALTQLDVASKQWQQQVDQNFSEIDRMYKAYQADQVLLTDDMRKRRENEIIEKEKQAKEFQRSKFGPDGDLFQSRVKLIKPIQDKVAEAIKQIAKSKYLDFIFDKSSEATMMIYASSSYDVSNDVIVKLGYKPGTVNN; via the coding sequence ATGAAGAAATATCTTTTTATCGCATTCCTACTTTGCACTTCTTTTGGTGCCTTTGCACAGAAGTTTGCTTATGTAGACACGGAGTATATTTTGAAGCATTTACCAGAATATAAATCGGCATTAACTCAATTAGACGTTGCCTCTAAACAGTGGCAACAACAAGTAGATCAGAATTTTTCTGAAATAGACAGGATGTACAAAGCTTATCAGGCCGATCAGGTTTTGTTAACTGATGATATGCGCAAACGCCGTGAAAACGAAATTATAGAAAAAGAAAAACAGGCTAAAGAATTTCAACGTTCTAAGTTTGGACCAGATGGAGATCTTTTTCAAAGCAGGGTAAAATTAATTAAACCTATTCAGGATAAAGTAGCCGAGGCGATTAAACAGATTGCAAAATCTAAATATTTAGACTTCATTTTCGACAAGAGCAGTGAAGCAACAATGATGATTTATGCAAGTAGCAGTTACGATGTTAGTAATGATGTAATTGTAAAATTAGGTTATAAACCGGGGACTGTAAATAATTAG
- a CDS encoding BamA/OMP85 family outer membrane protein yields MPKGDGQKLSLRGQTNGKYYQSYSFSFSQPWFGGEKPVSFGVSAFTSLQSNGLSSDNAQFQKIRLNGVTVSLGRRLNWPDNYFQLSHAVNLQQYILNNYSGYLFSTGTSYNLNLSQEISRDSRDSPIFPKSGSFLRFTIQATPPYSLFNKVNYATASDKEKYRFTEYHKWKFDSQWYQRVVGNLVIKAQAQFGFLGQYNKAVGQSAFERFKLGGDGMQGFDFLQGSELIAMRGYSNNTVIPVGSNPNVAQQSGSPIYTKYVLEARYPVIASQQATAFVLAFAEGGNTWNRFSDFNPFNIRRSVGVGARIFLPIFGLLGIDYGYGFDAIPGLPSANKGQFHFSIAQQLGGF; encoded by the coding sequence TTGCCAAAAGGAGATGGGCAAAAATTAAGCTTACGTGGACAGACGAATGGTAAATATTACCAATCATATAGTTTCTCATTCTCACAACCTTGGTTTGGTGGCGAGAAACCGGTAAGTTTTGGGGTGAGTGCATTTACCTCATTACAATCTAATGGATTAAGTTCTGATAATGCCCAGTTCCAAAAAATACGTTTAAATGGTGTAACGGTTAGCTTGGGTAGAAGATTAAACTGGCCAGATAACTATTTTCAGTTAAGCCATGCGGTTAACCTGCAACAATATATCTTAAATAATTATTCAGGATATTTATTTAGTACTGGTACTTCTTATAACTTAAACTTATCACAAGAGATTAGCCGCGATTCAAGAGATTCGCCTATTTTTCCTAAATCGGGATCGTTCTTACGTTTCACTATTCAGGCAACGCCACCATATTCACTGTTTAACAAGGTGAATTATGCAACAGCATCTGATAAAGAAAAATACCGTTTTACAGAATATCATAAATGGAAATTCGATTCACAATGGTATCAACGTGTTGTAGGTAACCTGGTAATTAAAGCACAAGCACAGTTCGGTTTCTTGGGCCAATACAATAAAGCAGTTGGTCAATCAGCATTCGAGCGTTTCAAACTAGGTGGTGATGGTATGCAAGGATTCGATTTCTTACAAGGATCTGAGTTAATTGCAATGCGTGGTTATTCTAATAATACGGTAATTCCGGTAGGTTCTAATCCAAATGTGGCACAACAGTCTGGTAGCCCAATTTATACTAAATATGTATTGGAAGCACGTTATCCGGTTATTGCAAGTCAACAAGCTACTGCATTTGTTTTGGCCTTTGCAGAAGGTGGTAATACCTGGAACAGGTTTAGTGATTTTAATCCTTTCAACATTAGAAGATCAGTTGGTGTTGGTGCAAGGATCTTCCTTCCTATATTTGGTTTGTTGGGTATTGATTACGGATATGGCTTTGATGCTATTCCTGGTTTACCAAGCGCGAACAAAGGTCAGTTCCATTTTAGTATCGCACAACAATTAGGTGGATTTTAA